A single genomic interval of Spirochaetota bacterium harbors:
- a CDS encoding CsgG/HfaB family protein, protein MIQRLLIFTLLAAVLCAAEKKPRVAVLAFTAKGVSQMESEAVTELFASALVSSRAFDVLDRANMENILREQQFQQTGCTETACAVKIGKVLNVEYMIYGAVMNIGDKYFVSANMVNIETSKIEKSGQESTDNFKQVNEALRRLIEKLTGIMMEEGDKGTKIKYFGRVTSVSGNEVTINAGSEDGARLNEEY, encoded by the coding sequence ATGATACAACGCCTTCTCATCTTCACCCTCCTCGCCGCCGTTCTCTGCGCAGCCGAAAAAAAACCGCGTGTTGCGGTGCTTGCGTTCACCGCCAAAGGTGTTTCGCAGATGGAAAGCGAAGCGGTCACCGAGCTTTTCGCGTCCGCGCTCGTCTCATCCCGCGCATTCGACGTGCTCGATCGCGCGAACATGGAGAATATACTCCGCGAGCAGCAATTCCAGCAGACCGGCTGCACCGAAACCGCCTGCGCGGTGAAGATCGGCAAGGTGCTCAATGTCGAATATATGATATACGGCGCGGTGATGAATATCGGCGATAAGTATTTCGTTTCGGCGAATATGGTGAATATCGAGACTTCGAAGATTGAAAAGTCGGGGCAGGAATCGACGGATAATTTCAAGCAGGTAAATGAAGCGCTCAGGCGTCTTATCGAAAAGCTTACCGGCATTATGATGGAGGAAGGCGATAAGGGGACGAAGATAAAATATTTCGGACGTGTCACTTCGGTTTCCGGGAATGAGGTGACGATAAACGCGGGGAGTGAGGATGGAGCCCGATTGAACGAGGAGTAT